From the genome of Triticum aestivum cultivar Chinese Spring chromosome 3B, IWGSC CS RefSeq v2.1, whole genome shotgun sequence, one region includes:
- the LOC123070790 gene encoding uncharacterized protein — protein sequence MGGGMEVNKNRWIEEWNAGRENLELNFRFTRRSLAVIGLFGLAVPILVYKGIVREFHMQDEDAGRPYRKFL from the exons ATGGGTGGCGGCATGGAGGTGAACAAGAACCGCTGGATCGAGGAGTGGAACGCCGGCCGGGAGAACCTCGAGCTCAACTTCCGCTTTACCCGCCGCAGCCTCGCCGTCatcggcctcttcggcctcgccgTCCCCATCCTCGTCTACAAGGGCATCGTCCGTGAATTC CATATGCAGGACGAGGACGCCGGCCGGCCGTACAGGAAGTTCCTGTGA